In Arvicola amphibius chromosome 1, mArvAmp1.2, whole genome shotgun sequence, one DNA window encodes the following:
- the Etaa1 gene encoding ewing's tumor-associated antigen 1 isoform X1 — MSRRRKHADSPGRRSTPRRAAADDCCPAVEPGSRWSRAARDSLPCKARARPLRREQRRAAADDRRSPGEKYETPTRVVKVDLLSCTFSSPNDPDGQTDIFWDQNSPMTKQLGKGRKKQIPTPYTDEISHIVNRIAPQDEKPVRNSMLGVWIGDAAIPCTPSAAKEKSRVKTRCTKLKTKTREKELMKLAKQFDKNMEQLDVIQEQDGKNHDFIQAASEVGHVHHRKDSVQMEMDDKFPEIDCALMKKQMEGNTRMSVAKEQDSGQKPFDQNVEAALNAIFDGSTQMCSGQLSQGVTNSFLNNSKATFVTKSSSIEEEIITNETLVTENLPNRTPISPSPQVDTALLRKSCVTPCAKMPESSKHPDGLTTSDFEDDWESLLGNEPFLMENAEMLQPPPLTTAQGMSQNAACTITAKNHTITSRTNTNNLGRKSGDSKVTLDLPSKPCNTELGNSGGYRFLSHPSDESSKLPLTGNKMRLEKSLSNIKDEGCVDVSNTARVKEDSRSKCTVKCASDSSGSYSRYLNERNSGLSVNLPLKAPIDTAPLGSVLLGKENRLMDQNTNHTNGSKFSSSLDDWNDPLVASEMIEACHEFETTWEADDVDDDLFYQACDDIERLTQEDNKGNKQSESTNSTSKPGPRNIATASKQPWNLTSSSSFTANSQTHKSLKVEKRDTCGAYPGILDAATNVSVCFKHSRDNQPVPVQLNRSQLMLAGSSSLNVSLGPASTEITNTKLSTHQLSHSTSATQAQNDNKLLRVSKFTFKTKNPQILSPINQNCIAGSIPVSKIFQDLGKKETVSSLLEANQYQSSVNYSESLKPCSKGEEERNRKYSPEEIQQKRQEALIRRKAKAQALPALHSASVSLL; from the exons ATGAGTCGGCGAAGGAAGCATGCGGACAGCCCTGGCCGGAGGAGCACACCGCGCAGGGCGGCTGCCGACGACTGCTGCCCGGCGGTGGAGCCGGGGTCCCGGTGGTCCAGGGCGGCCCGCGACTCCCTGCCCTGCAAGGCGAGAGCTCGGCCTTTGCGGCGGGAGCAGCGCCGGGCGGCGGCTGACGACCGGAGGAGCCCCGGGG AAAAGTATGAGACTCCAACAAGAGTTGTGAAAGTGGATTTATTATCCTGTACCTTCAGTTCTCCTAATGATCCAGATGGACAGACTGATATCTTCTGGGATCAGAATTCTCCAATGACCAAACAGTTAG gtaaaggaagaaaaaagcagaTTCCCACTCCGTACACAGATGAGATTTCACATATTGTCAACCGTATTGCTCCTCAG GACGAAAAACCAGTGAGAAACTCCATGCTGGGTGTGTGGATTGGCGACGCTGCTATTCCCTGTACTCCTAGTGCAGCAAAAGAGAAGTCAAGAGTGAAAACGCGCTGCACAAA gttaaaaacaaaaactcgagaaaaagaactcatgaaattggCTAAGCAGTTTGATAAAAATATGGAGCAACTTGATGTGATTCAAGAGCAAGACGGAAAGAATCATGATTTTATCCAGGCAGCTTCAGAAGTGGGACATGTACACCACCGTAAAGATTCTGTACAGATGGAGATGGATGATAAATTTCCTGAAATCGATTGTGCTCTAATGAAGAAGCAAATGGAAGGAAACACCAGAATGTCTGTGGCAAAGGAGCAAGACAGCGGTCAGAAACCCTTTGACCAAAATGTTGAAGCAGCCCTGAATGCTATTTTTGATGGTTCCACTCAGATGTGTAGCGGACAGCTAAGCCAAGGTGTGACGAATTCTTTTCTGAACAATAGCAAAGCTACCTTTGTGACGAAAAGCAGTTCAATAGAAGAGGAAATTATTACTAATGAAACTCTGGTCACTGAAAACCTGCCAAACAGAACTCCAATATCACCTTCCCCTCAGGTAGATACTGCCTTACTGCGAAAATCATGCGTGACTCCCTGTGCTAAGATGCCAGAATCTTCTAAACATCCTGATGGGCTGACTACTAGTGACTTTGAGGATGACTGGGAAAGCTTGCTAGGCAATGAACCTTTCCTCATGGAAAATGCTGAAATGCTTCAACCCCCTCCTTTGACAACTGCCCAAGGTATGAGTCAGAATGCAGCGTGTACCATTACTGCTAAAAATCATACAATCACATCAAGAACAAATACGAATAATCTAGGTCGAAAGTCGGGAGATTCGAAAGTAACCCTGGACCTTCCTTCAAAGCCATGTAACACAGAACTAGGAAATTCTGGAGGATATAGATTTTTATCACATCCAAGTGATGAATCAAGCAAGTTACCATTAACTGGAAATAAAATGAGGCTTGAGAAATCTTTGAGTAACATTAAAGATGAAGGTTGTGTTGATGTCTCTAATACCGCAAGAGTAAAAGAAGATAGTCGCAGTAAGTGTACAGTTAAGTGTGCTTCTGATAGTTCTGGTTCGTACTCAAGATACCTTAATGAACGAAACAGTGGGCTTAGTGTTAACCTGCCTTTGAAAGCACCTATTGATACTGCTCCCCTTGGTTCTGTACTCTTGGGCAAAGAAAACAGACTAATGGATCAAAACACAAATCATACTAATGGATCAAAGTTCAGTTCTTCCCTCGATGACTGGAATGACCCTTTGGTGGCCAGTGAAATGATTGAAGCATGCCATGAGTTCGAGACTACCTGGGAAGCGGATGATGTCGATGACGATCTGTTCTATCAGGCGTGTGATGACATTGAAAGACTAACTCAAGAAGACAACAAGGGCAACAAGCAGTCAGAAAGCACAAATAGCACTTCCAAACCGGGACCCAGAAACATTGCTACTGCATCTAAACAGCCTTGGAATCTTACCAGTTCCTCGTCCTTCACAGCTAACTCACAGACACATAAGTCTTTGAAGGTAGAAAAAAGAGACACGTGTGGAGCTTATCCCGGTATTTTGGATGCTGCAAcaaatgtgtctgtgtgctttaAGCATTCAAGGGATAATCAACCTGTACCAGTCCAGTTGAATAGATCACAACTGATGCTTGCAGGAAGTTCAAGTCTGAATGTTAGTTTGGGTCCCGCGAGCACGGAAATTACTAATACGAAGTTGAGTACTCATCAGCTCTCCCACAGCACCTCAGCAACTCAAGCTCAGAATGACAACAAATTATTGAGGGtttcaaaatttacatttaagaCAAAAAATCCTCAGATCCTTTCTCCGATAAACCAAAATTGTATAGCAGGAAGTATACCTGTTAGCAAAATCTTTCAggatttaggaaaaaaagaaactgtcagtTCACTGCTTGAGGCTAATCAATACCAATCTTCAGTAAATTATTCTGAATCTTTGAAACCATGTTCTAAAG GTGAAGAGGAGAGGAATAGAAAGTATTCTCCTGAAGAAATCCAACAAAAAAGACAGGAAGCACTGATTCGAAGAAAGGCAAAAGCACAGGCGTTGCCTGCTCTGCATTCAGCTTCCGTTTCACTGCTTTGA
- the Etaa1 gene encoding ewing's tumor-associated antigen 1 isoform X2, with the protein MLGVWIGDAAIPCTPSAAKEKSRVKTRCTKLKTKTREKELMKLAKQFDKNMEQLDVIQEQDGKNHDFIQAASEVGHVHHRKDSVQMEMDDKFPEIDCALMKKQMEGNTRMSVAKEQDSGQKPFDQNVEAALNAIFDGSTQMCSGQLSQGVTNSFLNNSKATFVTKSSSIEEEIITNETLVTENLPNRTPISPSPQVDTALLRKSCVTPCAKMPESSKHPDGLTTSDFEDDWESLLGNEPFLMENAEMLQPPPLTTAQGMSQNAACTITAKNHTITSRTNTNNLGRKSGDSKVTLDLPSKPCNTELGNSGGYRFLSHPSDESSKLPLTGNKMRLEKSLSNIKDEGCVDVSNTARVKEDSRSKCTVKCASDSSGSYSRYLNERNSGLSVNLPLKAPIDTAPLGSVLLGKENRLMDQNTNHTNGSKFSSSLDDWNDPLVASEMIEACHEFETTWEADDVDDDLFYQACDDIERLTQEDNKGNKQSESTNSTSKPGPRNIATASKQPWNLTSSSSFTANSQTHKSLKVEKRDTCGAYPGILDAATNVSVCFKHSRDNQPVPVQLNRSQLMLAGSSSLNVSLGPASTEITNTKLSTHQLSHSTSATQAQNDNKLLRVSKFTFKTKNPQILSPINQNCIAGSIPVSKIFQDLGKKETVSSLLEANQYQSSVNYSESLKPCSKGEEERNRKYSPEEIQQKRQEALIRRKAKAQALPALHSASVSLL; encoded by the exons ATGCTGGGTGTGTGGATTGGCGACGCTGCTATTCCCTGTACTCCTAGTGCAGCAAAAGAGAAGTCAAGAGTGAAAACGCGCTGCACAAA gttaaaaacaaaaactcgagaaaaagaactcatgaaattggCTAAGCAGTTTGATAAAAATATGGAGCAACTTGATGTGATTCAAGAGCAAGACGGAAAGAATCATGATTTTATCCAGGCAGCTTCAGAAGTGGGACATGTACACCACCGTAAAGATTCTGTACAGATGGAGATGGATGATAAATTTCCTGAAATCGATTGTGCTCTAATGAAGAAGCAAATGGAAGGAAACACCAGAATGTCTGTGGCAAAGGAGCAAGACAGCGGTCAGAAACCCTTTGACCAAAATGTTGAAGCAGCCCTGAATGCTATTTTTGATGGTTCCACTCAGATGTGTAGCGGACAGCTAAGCCAAGGTGTGACGAATTCTTTTCTGAACAATAGCAAAGCTACCTTTGTGACGAAAAGCAGTTCAATAGAAGAGGAAATTATTACTAATGAAACTCTGGTCACTGAAAACCTGCCAAACAGAACTCCAATATCACCTTCCCCTCAGGTAGATACTGCCTTACTGCGAAAATCATGCGTGACTCCCTGTGCTAAGATGCCAGAATCTTCTAAACATCCTGATGGGCTGACTACTAGTGACTTTGAGGATGACTGGGAAAGCTTGCTAGGCAATGAACCTTTCCTCATGGAAAATGCTGAAATGCTTCAACCCCCTCCTTTGACAACTGCCCAAGGTATGAGTCAGAATGCAGCGTGTACCATTACTGCTAAAAATCATACAATCACATCAAGAACAAATACGAATAATCTAGGTCGAAAGTCGGGAGATTCGAAAGTAACCCTGGACCTTCCTTCAAAGCCATGTAACACAGAACTAGGAAATTCTGGAGGATATAGATTTTTATCACATCCAAGTGATGAATCAAGCAAGTTACCATTAACTGGAAATAAAATGAGGCTTGAGAAATCTTTGAGTAACATTAAAGATGAAGGTTGTGTTGATGTCTCTAATACCGCAAGAGTAAAAGAAGATAGTCGCAGTAAGTGTACAGTTAAGTGTGCTTCTGATAGTTCTGGTTCGTACTCAAGATACCTTAATGAACGAAACAGTGGGCTTAGTGTTAACCTGCCTTTGAAAGCACCTATTGATACTGCTCCCCTTGGTTCTGTACTCTTGGGCAAAGAAAACAGACTAATGGATCAAAACACAAATCATACTAATGGATCAAAGTTCAGTTCTTCCCTCGATGACTGGAATGACCCTTTGGTGGCCAGTGAAATGATTGAAGCATGCCATGAGTTCGAGACTACCTGGGAAGCGGATGATGTCGATGACGATCTGTTCTATCAGGCGTGTGATGACATTGAAAGACTAACTCAAGAAGACAACAAGGGCAACAAGCAGTCAGAAAGCACAAATAGCACTTCCAAACCGGGACCCAGAAACATTGCTACTGCATCTAAACAGCCTTGGAATCTTACCAGTTCCTCGTCCTTCACAGCTAACTCACAGACACATAAGTCTTTGAAGGTAGAAAAAAGAGACACGTGTGGAGCTTATCCCGGTATTTTGGATGCTGCAAcaaatgtgtctgtgtgctttaAGCATTCAAGGGATAATCAACCTGTACCAGTCCAGTTGAATAGATCACAACTGATGCTTGCAGGAAGTTCAAGTCTGAATGTTAGTTTGGGTCCCGCGAGCACGGAAATTACTAATACGAAGTTGAGTACTCATCAGCTCTCCCACAGCACCTCAGCAACTCAAGCTCAGAATGACAACAAATTATTGAGGGtttcaaaatttacatttaagaCAAAAAATCCTCAGATCCTTTCTCCGATAAACCAAAATTGTATAGCAGGAAGTATACCTGTTAGCAAAATCTTTCAggatttaggaaaaaaagaaactgtcagtTCACTGCTTGAGGCTAATCAATACCAATCTTCAGTAAATTATTCTGAATCTTTGAAACCATGTTCTAAAG GTGAAGAGGAGAGGAATAGAAAGTATTCTCCTGAAGAAATCCAACAAAAAAGACAGGAAGCACTGATTCGAAGAAAGGCAAAAGCACAGGCGTTGCCTGCTCTGCATTCAGCTTCCGTTTCACTGCTTTGA